One stretch of Phaeodactylum tricornutum CCAP 1055/1 chromosome 9, whole genome shotgun sequence DNA includes these proteins:
- a CDS encoding predicted protein produces MSTSSFPDATDAFAAPSSTVDHKIRSDLDTVSEKMDFCVSLLRPGGGSPDPSVRADETLLQLIGFLEACTPRMVELVEAAAQGALDEATLMQCLEVNDRLTKLMADIDTALLIESPATTTVAAAPTSEPTIDLDDLLLHDSTQEALQLSVPTAGLKSTGEDDPFAAFDKTPKPASSSTAPVLAPSNDEFDDFFTERTHSQQK; encoded by the coding sequence ATGTCcacttcttcttttccggaTGCTACAGACGCATTTGCAGCGCCGTCTTCAACCGTGGACCACAAAATTCGGTCGGATTTGGATACTGTCTCCGAGAAGATGGATTTCTGCGTCAGTTTACTGCGTCCAGGAGGCGGCAGCCCGGATCCTTCCGTCCGTGCCGACGAAACGCTGTTGCAGCTTATTGGCTTTCTAGAAGCCTGTACGCCTCGCATGGTGGAATTGGTCGAAGCCGCCGCGCAGGGAGCCTTAGACGAAGCCACTCTGATGCAATGTCTAGAAGTCAACGACCGGCTGACGAAACTCATGGCGGACATTGATACAGCCTTATTGATAGAATCTCCAGCCACTACGACCGTGGCTGCGGCACCAACGAGTGAACCGACCATCGATCTGGACGACTTGCTCCTGCACGACAGTACTCAAGAGGCACTTCAATTATCAGTACCGACGGCGGGGCTCAAATCAACGGGCGAAGATGATCCGTTTGCCGCGTTTGACAAGACACCTAAACCAGCATCATCATCCACCGCCCCAGTCTTGGCGCCGTCTAAtgacgaattcgacgacttcTTCACGGAacgcactcacagtcaacaaaagtAG